In a single window of the Planctomycetia bacterium genome:
- the rsgA gene encoding ribosome small subunit-dependent GTPase A — protein MSEKGDEKPAKRGKKVRIDLRKNRAKPGRDKQSWTRQAKRGDEVAEDAAQGESVRAKGDLSRKRTIIIRDESGAEAQYQTGVVTTVRGLFVEVDDGRQRWACTVRGMLRTRMSDDRAPITVGDEVMFHAVVAGEQAARAVSEDTDLPEGVIEDVQPRRTTLSRQYERRVQVIAANVDQAIIVVAANDPPLRPHLVDRYLVAIHQGKMRPILCINKIDLDKAGETEEVAQRYRGIGYCVVLASVPENKGIDELRELLVGTTSTFVGPSGVGKSSLINTIEPGFDLAVGTLTDLRRGKHTTTTARLLRWSFGGYIVDTPGMRQFDPAAVDKEEIEAYFIEFRDLIQTCKYPNCSHSHETDCAIRDAVESGAISVERYDSYCKMYEEAAARPTY, from the coding sequence GTGAGTGAAAAGGGCGATGAAAAACCCGCCAAGCGCGGCAAAAAGGTGCGCATTGACCTTCGCAAGAATCGCGCCAAACCCGGCCGCGACAAGCAGTCATGGACCCGGCAGGCCAAGCGCGGCGACGAAGTCGCCGAAGATGCGGCGCAGGGCGAGAGCGTCCGGGCCAAGGGCGACCTCTCGCGAAAGCGCACCATCATCATCCGAGATGAGTCCGGGGCTGAAGCACAGTATCAAACCGGCGTGGTCACGACGGTGCGCGGTCTTTTCGTGGAGGTCGATGACGGCCGGCAGCGCTGGGCCTGCACCGTGCGCGGCATGCTGCGCACGCGGATGAGCGACGATCGCGCCCCGATCACGGTGGGCGACGAAGTGATGTTCCACGCCGTGGTCGCCGGCGAGCAGGCCGCCAGGGCGGTGAGCGAGGATACCGATTTGCCCGAGGGCGTCATTGAAGACGTGCAGCCCCGGCGGACAACGCTTTCGCGGCAATACGAGCGCCGTGTGCAGGTCATCGCCGCGAATGTCGATCAGGCGATCATCGTCGTCGCAGCGAACGATCCTCCGCTGCGCCCGCATCTTGTCGATCGATATCTCGTGGCCATTCATCAGGGGAAAATGCGCCCCATCTTGTGCATTAACAAGATCGACCTCGACAAGGCCGGCGAGACCGAAGAGGTGGCGCAGCGCTATCGCGGCATCGGCTACTGTGTCGTCCTCGCCAGCGTGCCGGAGAATAAGGGCATCGATGAGCTTAGAGAATTGCTGGTCGGCACAACGTCCACGTTTGTCGGGCCCAGCGGTGTTGGTAAGAGTTCGCTCATCAATACCATCGAGCCCGGCTTCGATCTGGCGGTCGGTACGCTCACGGACCTTCGCCGCGGCAAGCACACGACCACGACGGCCCGGCTGCTGCGATGGAGTTTCGGAGGGTACATCGTCGATACGCCGGGGATGAGGCAGTTCGACCCCGCCGCCGTCGACAAGGAGGAGATCGAGGCGTACTTCATCGAGTTCCGCGATTTGATTCAGACATGCAAGTATCCCAATTGCAGCCACAGTCACGAGACGGACTGCGCGATCCGTGATGCGGTCGAGTCCGGGGCCATCTCGGTGGAGCGCTACGACAGTTATTGCAAGATGTACGAAGAAGCCGCCGCGAGGCCCACGTATTGA
- a CDS encoding sigma-70 family RNA polymerase sigma factor, with the protein MKDYPPARPGPDLQDDESILLMRCRAGEGAAQGELVARYQDRVYNTCLRMCGNAADAEDFAQEALIKALQSLDRFDGRSRFYTWLFRIAVNLVLSGRRRASTVRMRGLDEGGRWAQLESADAPVVMQAGQREEHRLVLAAMDELDADARAIVVLRDVESLDYAEIAEILNIAPGTVKSRLHRARMALREKLLPMLSATEQP; encoded by the coding sequence ATGAAAGACTATCCGCCAGCCCGCCCCGGCCCCGATTTGCAGGATGACGAGTCGATCCTGCTTATGCGATGCCGCGCCGGCGAGGGTGCGGCGCAGGGTGAATTGGTCGCCCGATATCAGGACCGGGTGTACAACACGTGCCTGCGGATGTGCGGAAATGCCGCGGACGCGGAGGATTTCGCGCAGGAGGCGCTGATCAAGGCGTTGCAATCGCTGGACCGGTTTGACGGCCGATCGCGGTTTTACACGTGGCTGTTTCGCATCGCCGTCAATCTGGTGCTCAGCGGGCGGCGCAGAGCATCGACCGTTCGCATGCGCGGGCTCGACGAGGGCGGCCGCTGGGCCCAACTCGAATCGGCCGACGCGCCGGTTGTGATGCAGGCCGGCCAGCGAGAGGAACATCGGCTGGTCCTGGCGGCGATGGATGAGCTGGACGCCGACGCCCGGGCGATTGTCGTCCTGCGTGACGTCGAATCGCTCGATTACGCCGAGATCGCCGAGATATTGAATATTGCCCCCGGTACGGTGAAGTCCCGCCTTCATCGTGCCCGAATGGCACTGCGGGAGAAGCTGCTTCCCATGCTCAGCGCGACAGAGCAACCATGA
- the moaA gene encoding GTP 3',8-cyclase MoaA, with the protein MSVALPIAQVDIRPDSIVGPREIRAVRTLRVSVTDRCNFRCVYCMPEDKLDWVPRETLLNFEEIRAIAAAAVRHGITAFKITGGEPLVRHDLPRLIAMLRALSGVTELSMTTNGALLNEYAVALKSAGLDRLTVSLDTLDRERFRGITRGANIDDVWRGIRAAVAAGFKHPKINCVAMHGINDDEYADFARLTTETDVTVRFIEYMPLGRTALGGEYEARFISESQIRSHIESAFGPLEPSSPDSGHGPAKVWKVHQAAGRIGFISAMSKPFCETCNRLRLTAEGQLRSCLFDGGEVELRPLLRGSAGGGDSLASELHDAFIRCVAFKPEVHSYFGTRQMSQIGG; encoded by the coding sequence GTGTCAGTCGCACTTCCCATCGCCCAAGTGGATATCCGGCCCGATTCGATCGTCGGCCCGCGAGAAATTCGCGCCGTCAGGACGCTCCGCGTCAGCGTCACCGATCGCTGCAACTTCCGGTGTGTTTATTGCATGCCGGAGGACAAGCTCGACTGGGTGCCCCGCGAGACGCTGCTGAATTTCGAGGAAATCCGCGCGATCGCCGCCGCCGCGGTCCGGCATGGCATCACGGCTTTCAAGATCACCGGCGGTGAGCCGCTCGTCCGCCACGATCTTCCCCGGCTCATCGCCATGCTCCGCGCCCTGTCCGGCGTGACTGAGCTTTCCATGACGACCAACGGCGCGTTGCTGAACGAATACGCCGTCGCGCTGAAGTCCGCCGGCCTCGATCGACTGACAGTGAGTCTCGACACGCTGGACCGCGAGCGGTTTCGCGGGATCACGCGCGGGGCGAACATCGACGACGTCTGGCGCGGCATTCGCGCCGCCGTCGCCGCCGGCTTCAAACATCCGAAGATCAACTGCGTCGCCATGCACGGCATCAACGACGACGAGTACGCAGACTTCGCCCGCTTGACGACCGAGACCGACGTGACCGTTCGATTCATCGAGTATATGCCGCTGGGCCGCACGGCGCTGGGCGGCGAATACGAGGCGCGATTCATTTCCGAGTCGCAGATTCGCTCGCACATCGAATCGGCCTTCGGACCGCTGGAGCCGTCCTCCCCCGACTCGGGCCACGGTCCCGCGAAAGTCTGGAAAGTCCACCAGGCGGCTGGGCGCATCGGATTCATCAGCGCCATGTCCAAGCCGTTCTGTGAGACATGCAATCGACTGCGACTCACCGCCGAGGGGCAACTTCGCAGTTGTCTGTTCGACGGCGGGGAAGTCGAGCTTCGACCGTTGCTGCGCGGGTCCGCGGGTGGCGGAGATTCGCTCGCCTCCGAGCTGCACGACGCCTTCATCCGCTGCGTCGCCTTCAAGCCTGAAGTGCACTCTTACTTCGGCACCCGTCAGATGTCCCAGATCGGCGGCTGA
- a CDS encoding MOSC domain-containing protein yields the protein MPENQEMRVVSLNIGRPQIVMCGGQQYSTSINRRPVEGPLEATPLGFVGDRVSNEKSHGGPDKAVCCYPHEHYAHWSPILGRELEVPSFGENLTTQGMLESDVCIGDVFRVGGAEMQVSQPRLPCFKLAGKLGEQRIIKWILENQFSGFYFRVLKPGAVQAGDPVERISHPHPDLSIARMVQLKSQPVPDPVLCGRLAALSDLSESWREHFRQPDRRPA from the coding sequence GTGCCGGAGAACCAGGAGATGCGCGTCGTTTCATTGAACATCGGCCGGCCGCAGATCGTCATGTGCGGGGGACAGCAGTACAGCACGTCGATTAATCGCCGCCCGGTAGAGGGGCCGCTTGAGGCGACGCCATTGGGCTTCGTGGGCGATCGAGTCTCGAACGAGAAATCCCACGGCGGACCGGATAAGGCGGTCTGCTGTTACCCTCACGAACACTACGCGCACTGGTCGCCGATTCTCGGGCGAGAATTGGAAGTGCCTTCCTTTGGGGAGAATCTCACGACGCAGGGGATGCTGGAGAGCGACGTCTGCATCGGCGATGTCTTTCGCGTCGGCGGCGCGGAGATGCAGGTCTCCCAGCCGAGGCTTCCTTGTTTCAAGCTGGCCGGAAAGCTCGGCGAGCAGCGGATTATCAAGTGGATTCTTGAGAACCAGTTCAGCGGCTTTTATTTCCGCGTTCTTAAGCCGGGGGCGGTTCAGGCGGGGGACCCCGTCGAGCGAATCAGCCATCCCCACCCTGACCTGTCGATTGCCCGCATGGTTCAACTGAAGTCGCAGCCGGTCCCGGACCCCGTGCTTTGCGGGCGTTTGGCGGCCCTTTCGGATCTGTCAGAGAGCTGGCGGGAACATTTTCGCCAGCCGGACCGCCGTCCCGCCTGA
- the pepF gene encoding oligoendopeptidase F, with protein MFRFLTFLISAGAIMATSNVFAESGIHLAEDGGGGGAVHFEKRADVPEKCRWNLAEIFKSDADFEAAFKKIEGLIESFKKFKGTLGKSGDSLLAGLKARDELASELDRVTLYAGLSYHEDMSVSATQGRWDRAQSLGTRASEGLSWLVPEILQIAPETVHDWMARSDALAVYRHYIEDIHRQRAHYLSAREEELLAMAGDVASAPESVYGLLTNTNLDFPKIKDESGKEIQLSSARYYNLIFSKDRRVRRDAFIGMHETYQAKANTLAALLSGHVKQHMFFAKARGFASAREAALNGPNIPVSVYDNLVQTVGRHVDKLHRYVRLRKKLMGLEDVHQYDLYVPMVEAQTPYIGYDDAVGTILKGLAPLGSDYTGTLKKAFESRWIDVYETPNKRSGAYCWGAYLTHPYLLLNYTGTMNDRSTVAHEMGHAMHSWYTVKHQPLVYGDYATFCAEVASTVNEVLLAHYLLNNAADDTQRLLILQQQIEGIRTTVFRQTMFAEYEMLFHSLAESGTPLTGELLMSKYAELVAKYYGADCAVDECGAAEGLRIPHFYRNFYVYTYATSHCAATNIGRRIIDNEKGAVEGLMSFLSAGSSKYPLDILKLAGVDMTNPKPIEDTMAQFDSLLTEFESLYEKHAKRAAR; from the coding sequence ATGTTCAGGTTTCTTACTTTTCTTATCAGCGCAGGTGCCATCATGGCGACATCGAACGTCTTTGCGGAGAGCGGGATTCATCTGGCCGAGGACGGCGGCGGCGGCGGCGCGGTTCACTTTGAGAAGCGGGCGGACGTGCCCGAGAAGTGCCGATGGAACCTCGCCGAAATCTTCAAGAGCGACGCGGATTTCGAGGCGGCCTTCAAGAAGATCGAGGGTCTTATTGAGTCGTTCAAGAAGTTCAAAGGCACGCTCGGCAAGTCAGGCGATTCGCTATTGGCCGGGCTCAAGGCGCGGGATGAGCTTGCTTCTGAGCTGGATCGTGTGACGCTGTACGCGGGCCTTTCGTATCACGAGGACATGAGCGTCAGCGCCACGCAGGGTCGTTGGGATCGGGCGCAGTCGCTGGGCACGCGGGCGTCCGAGGGGCTGAGCTGGCTCGTTCCGGAGATTCTGCAAATCGCACCGGAGACGGTCCACGACTGGATGGCCCGCAGCGACGCTCTGGCCGTCTATCGGCATTACATCGAGGACATCCATCGGCAGCGCGCCCATTATCTCTCCGCGCGGGAAGAGGAGCTATTGGCGATGGCCGGTGACGTGGCGTCGGCCCCCGAGAGCGTCTATGGCCTGTTGACCAATACGAATCTCGATTTTCCGAAGATTAAAGACGAGAGCGGCAAGGAGATTCAGCTCAGCTCGGCGCGATACTACAACCTCATCTTTTCAAAAGATCGCCGGGTGCGCAGAGACGCCTTCATCGGCATGCACGAGACCTACCAGGCAAAGGCCAACACGCTGGCGGCGCTTTTGTCCGGCCATGTGAAGCAGCACATGTTCTTCGCGAAGGCACGCGGATTTGCCAGTGCCCGGGAGGCGGCGCTGAACGGGCCGAACATTCCGGTGTCGGTTTATGACAACCTGGTGCAGACGGTGGGCCGGCACGTGGACAAGCTGCATCGGTATGTCCGACTGCGCAAGAAACTGATGGGCCTGGAGGACGTGCATCAGTACGACCTGTATGTGCCGATGGTGGAGGCCCAGACGCCGTACATCGGTTACGACGATGCCGTGGGCACGATCCTCAAGGGGCTGGCGCCGTTGGGCAGCGATTATACCGGCACGCTGAAGAAGGCGTTTGAGTCGCGCTGGATTGATGTCTATGAGACGCCGAACAAGCGGAGCGGGGCATATTGCTGGGGCGCCTATCTGACGCATCCATACCTGTTGCTGAACTACACGGGGACGATGAACGATCGTTCGACGGTCGCCCACGAGATGGGCCACGCGATGCACTCGTGGTACACGGTGAAGCACCAGCCGCTGGTCTACGGCGACTATGCGACCTTCTGCGCCGAGGTAGCCAGCACGGTCAACGAGGTGCTGCTCGCGCACTACCTCCTCAACAACGCAGCGGACGATACGCAGCGGCTGCTGATCCTTCAGCAGCAGATCGAAGGCATCCGCACGACGGTATTCCGGCAGACGATGTTCGCCGAGTACGAGATGCTCTTTCACAGTCTGGCCGAGAGCGGCACGCCGCTCACCGGCGAGCTGCTCATGAGCAAGTACGCCGAACTGGTCGCCAAGTATTATGGGGCGGATTGCGCCGTGGACGAATGCGGGGCCGCCGAGGGGCTGCGCATTCCGCACTTCTACCGGAACTTCTACGTATATACCTACGCGACGAGTCACTGCGCGGCTACGAACATCGGCCGACGTATCATTGATAACGAGAAGGGCGCCGTCGAAGGGTTGATGAGCTTTCTATCCGCGGGCAGCAGCAAGTATCCGCTGGATATTCTCAAGCTGGCCGGCGTGGATATGACCAACCCGAAGCCCATCGAAGACACGATGGCGCAGTTCGACTCGTTGCTGACGGAGTTCGAATCGCTCTACGAGAAGCATGCAAAGCGCGCGGCCCGATGA
- a CDS encoding IS1380 family transposase, with translation MFFSSLGRKKIVADFTGGTLTSDAGGLLLREVERRLGLVDQLAGVINDPRDPARIQHDQRVMLAQRIFAIAMGYEDLNDHQALRSDPVLAVLTGRPPSADEPLASSPTLCRLENRVTRGDLARMSRVLVEQFIASYESPPEELILDFDATDDPIHGNQEGRFFHGYYDHHCFLPLYVFCGSRLLVSYLRPSNIDGAHHAWPILKLLVQRLRQAWPGVRIIVRGDSGFCRRRMMKWCDRHGVKYVLGLARNTVLEKAAESFMQAAEAQFATTQQKVRNFHEIEYAAQTWDRPRRVIVKAERLVQGPNVRFVVTNLTDRTPNDIYDGLYTARGDMENRIKEQQLGLFADRTSCHAFLANQFRLLLSSAAYVLVETLRRTALAGTELAEAQVNTIRLKLLKVAARVVVSVRRVVLRLSSSCPLQDLWRSLVPRLRLIPPAPS, from the coding sequence ATGTTCTTTTCCAGTCTCGGCCGCAAGAAAATCGTGGCCGATTTCACAGGCGGAACGCTCACCTCAGACGCCGGGGGTCTGCTGCTTCGGGAGGTCGAGCGGCGTCTGGGCCTGGTCGATCAACTGGCCGGGGTCATCAACGACCCGCGTGATCCGGCCCGAATTCAACATGACCAGCGGGTCATGCTGGCCCAGCGCATCTTTGCCATTGCGATGGGCTACGAAGATCTCAACGACCATCAAGCCCTGCGGAGCGATCCCGTGCTGGCGGTCCTGACCGGGCGGCCGCCGAGCGCGGATGAGCCGCTGGCCAGCAGTCCGACCTTGTGCCGGCTGGAGAACCGCGTCACGCGCGGCGACCTGGCACGAATGTCGCGTGTGCTGGTGGAGCAGTTCATCGCGTCCTATGAATCGCCGCCGGAGGAATTGATCCTCGACTTCGACGCGACCGACGATCCGATCCACGGCAACCAGGAAGGCCGCTTCTTCCACGGCTATTACGACCACCACTGCTTCCTACCGCTGTATGTGTTCTGCGGCTCGCGGCTGCTGGTCTCCTACCTGCGGCCCAGCAACATCGACGGGGCCCATCACGCCTGGCCCATCCTGAAGCTGCTGGTGCAGCGCTTGCGACAGGCGTGGCCCGGGGTGCGGATCATCGTCCGCGGGGATTCCGGCTTCTGCCGCCGGCGAATGATGAAATGGTGCGACCGGCACGGCGTCAAGTACGTGCTGGGCCTGGCCCGCAACACCGTCCTGGAGAAAGCGGCCGAGTCCTTCATGCAGGCGGCCGAGGCCCAGTTCGCCACCACGCAGCAGAAGGTGCGGAACTTCCACGAGATCGAGTACGCGGCGCAGACCTGGGATCGCCCGCGCCGCGTGATCGTCAAGGCCGAGCGGCTGGTTCAGGGGCCCAACGTTCGATTCGTGGTGACCAACCTGACCGACCGCACGCCGAACGATATCTACGACGGTCTGTACACGGCCCGCGGCGACATGGAGAACCGCATCAAGGAGCAGCAGCTCGGGCTCTTCGCCGATCGCACCAGTTGCCACGCCTTCCTGGCCAATCAGTTCCGGCTGCTGTTGTCCTCGGCGGCCTACGTCCTGGTGGAAACGCTGCGCCGCACGGCCCTGGCCGGCACCGAACTGGCCGAGGCCCAGGTGAACACCATTCGCCTGAAACTCCTCAAGGTCGCCGCGCGGGTGGTCGTCTCCGTGCGCCGCGTCGTACTGCGACTGTCGAGCAGCTGCCCCCTGCAGGACCTGTGGCGATCCCTGGTTCCACGACTCCGCCTGATCCCGCCCGCCCCATCATGA